ATTTGATGTTCATTATCCCGATTGGGCTGGTCACGCTGTTCTTTGTGGGGTTGTACGCTCTGCGGAGCGGATTCGGGCAAACGTCTTCAATCCGCGAACTCCTGACACGGCAGTACGGACCGGAGAAGGGCCGGGCCGTGGGCTGGCTGATCGTTGCGCTCATCCTGCTCGGCTTCCTCGGAATTTTTGGGATGTGGCGCGGCTGCCTCATGGGAACGGCGATGAGGATGAAGTAAACGAGCGGGCGCATCGCCATGCGCCCCTACGAAAACAGCATAGCGCACCCGCAACAGTAGGCGGACACGCAGGTCCGCCCGTACAAGACGAGTTGATCGCGGCGGCGAATCACCTGATTCGCCCCAACAAAAGATAGTGATTTTTTCGGAAACCATACATGACTGATCTACCTCTCGAAACGGGAACCGTGAAGCGAGCGGGCTACGAAGCCTCCTCGATCACCGTTCTCAAGGGTCTCGAAGCGGTTCGCAAGCGGCCCGCCATGTACATCGGCGATACCGGCACGCGCGGCCTCCACCATCTCGTTTACGAAGTCGTGGACAACTCCGTGGACGAAGCCATGGCCGGGCACTGCGACGAGATTCGCATGACCATCAATACCGACGGCAGCGTGACCGTGGTGGACAACGGCCGCGGCATTCCGGTGGACATCCACCCTGAAGAGAAGCGCAGCGCGCTGGAAGTCGTGATGACGCTCTTGCACGCCGGCGGCAAGTTCTCGCGCGACAGCTACAAGGTCTCGGGCGGGCTGCACGGCGTGGGCGTGTCGGTGGTCAACGCGCTCTCCGAATGGCTGTGGGTCGAAGTCAAACGCGACGGCAAAAAGTGGCGGCAGTCCTACAAGCGCGGTGCTCCCGACGCTCCCGCTCAGGAGGTCGGCCCGGCGCGCGGCACCGGAACCACCGTCTGCTTTATGCCCGACAGCCAGATTTTCAAGAACACGGAATTCAACTTCGCGACGCTCATCGAGCGGTTGCGTGAGCTGGCCTACCTCAACAGCGGTCTGCGCATCATCGCCGACGACAAACGCGACGGCATGAAGGAAGAGTTCCAGTTCGACGGCGGACTCTCGCAGTTCGTCAAATACCTCGACGAAAACCGCACGGCCGTTCACAAGAAGGTCATCGCCTTTTCGCAGGAACGCGAGGGCGTGCCCGTGGAAGTGGCCATGCAGTACAACGACGGCTACAGCGAGAACATTTTCACCTACGTCAACAACATCAATACCGTCGAGGGTGGTACGCATCTGACCGGATTCAAGGCGGCGCTGACGCGCACGATCAACAACTACGCCGAAAAGAACAAGCTGTTCAAGAAGGAAAATTTCCAGCTTTCCGGCGATGACGTGCGCGAGGGCTTGACGGCGGTGTTGTCGGTGAAAGTAGCCGAGCCGCAGTTCGAGGGCCAGACCAAGACCAAGCTCGGCAACGGTGAAATCAAGGGCATCGTCGAACAAATTGTCAACGACAAGCTTGGACAGTATCTCGAGGAAAATCCGCACGCGGCCAAGGCGATCATCGAAAAGAGCGTGAATGCCGCGCGGGCGCGCGAAGCCGCTCGCAAAGCGCGCGATCTGACGCGCCGCAAGAGCGCGCTCGAATCGGGCAGTCTTCCCGGAAAACTCGCCGACTGCACGACCAAGAACATTGAGGAGAGCGAGCTGTTCATCGTTGAGGGCGATTCGGCGGGCGGCAGCGCCAAGCAGGGTCGCAACCGCGAGTTTCAGGCGATTCTTCCGCTCAAGGGCAAGATCATCAACGTCGAGAAAGCGCGCATCAACAAGATTCTCGACAACGAGCAGCTCCGCACGCTGATTCAAGCCATCGGCGGTGTGAGCGGAATCGTCGAGAGTAACGGAAGCGGCAACGGAGACGAAGAGGCCGCCGAGAATAGCGACAACGGCGAGGAAGAACTGCTCAAGAAAGTCCGCTACGGCAAAATCATCATCATGACCGACGCCGACGTGGACGGCGCGCACATCCGCACGCTGCTCTTAACGTTCCTCTTCCGCTATATGCGGCCGCTCCTCGAAAGGGAACGCGTGTATATCGCGCAGCCGCCGCTCTTCCGCGTGCAGAAAGGCAAGAAGGTCTATTACGCGCAGAACGAGGAGGAGCGCGACCGCTACACTCAGGAACTCGGCGGAACCGGTGTTTCCATTCAGCGGTACAAGGGTTTGGGCGAGATGAATCCCGAGCAGCTCTGGGAGACGACCATGGACCCCGAATCGCGCTCGATGTGGAAGGTCACGCTCGAAGACGCTGCCGCCGCCGACAAGATTTTCGATATTCTCATGGGCGACGCCGTCGAACCCCGCCGCCAGTTCATCGAAGCCAACGCGAAATACGTAACGAATTTGGACGTGTAAGAAACGATGAGCGATGAGGGTGGATACGCTTCGTTTGGTCATTCTGGACACCGCGCATCACTTTCAAAATTGTCATTTTGGATATCGCGCTTGCGCGGGCGTCCGGAATCTCATTGCACCGTAGCGCCGCACGGATGTGCGCCTCTCCGCCGAGCGGGGATTGCATCCCTGCCGGAATCTCGCCATAATGACTGGTGGCGGTCTCCGACCGTCGAATCCTATGCAAGCATGGTACAAACGCAAATACTTTTTCATTGGTTTGGGCGCCATTATTCTTGTGATGGTTCTGTGGCGATTGTTGCCAGAAATCTGTCCCTATGCCCAGCACGAGAGATTTGGCGGCGTTGAGTCTCTCTTCACCGGTCTCGCATTCGCGATGCTGATTGTAACGGCATGGATGCAGAAGGAGGAATTAGAGCTTCAGCGAAAGGAGCATGAGCAAACAAGGGAGGAACTTAGAGAGCAGCTTTTTGATACGAGGTTTTTCAGCTTATTGCAAGCATTTAATAATGTAATACAAAACACAACGTGGTACGATGAAGATTCAAAGACTGCAAAACGCTACGAGGGCAAAGAAAGCTTCAAGTACATACATCGTAATTGGGAAGTCAAACATAAGGATAAAATTCTACAAGCCCAACAATCGCCACTTCTAACATATAGAAGAAGCGCCGATCTTTTTCCAGAAATAATAAGAGATGAATGGAAAGAGTTTTACTCTGAGAACGCTCACAACCTGGGACAGTATTACAGAACACTCTTCAATTTAATGAAGTTTGTTGATAACGCACCCGAGGGCATTGATAGAGAATTCCGTGCAGACATTGTAAGGGAATCACTATCTGACCACGAACAAGCTCTCCTCTTATATAAACTTATAGCGGATAATGATGAGTTTGGTCGGCTTGCGAAGAAGTACCGCTTAATAAAACATGTTAGAGGCGAACTGCTGATTCATGAAGATCACCGAGGGTTTTTCCCCTATAGCACATCTGAAGACAGATAGGAATTCAGAGAGATTCCGGACGCTGCCGATGCGGTGTCCAGAACGACAGAGAACCTTTATGACCGAACGCGTCCAAGAGATTCTGTGTGAACTGAAGGCCCGGCTGACCGAGCTTTACGGGGAGCGGCTGGAAAAGCTGATCCTGTTCGGTTCGCAGGCCCGCGGCGATGCCGAGCCGGACTCGGACATTGACGTGCTGGTCGTGCTGAAAGGGGACGTGGATGTCGGGCGTGAACTGTGGCGAGTGAGCGAGATTACCTCTGAAATCTCACTGGCCAACAGGACCCAGGTGACCAGTGTCGTAATGCCGGTCAATCATTACGGTGCCGGGCAGAGCCCATTTCTAATGAACGTGGCGAGCGAAGGCGTCGCGGTATGATGGAGAAACAGGAACTCTATCTCCGCAAGGCCAATCGGAGCCTTCGCGCCGCCACCCTCCTGTTTGACGCTGAGCTTTTTGACGTTGCGATATCGCGGGCTTACTACACGATGTTCTATGTAGCATCGGCAATGCTGCTCGAAAAGGGCCTGCAATTCTCCAAGCATTCCGCAGTGGTGGCGGCGTTCGGGCAGCATTTCGTAACAACGGGACTTGTGCCCAAGGAATATCACCGGATATTGATTCACGCAGAAGATGAACGCAACGTCGCTGACTACGTGACCGGGCTGCAACTGAAAAAAGCAGACGCAGCCGAATTGATCGAACGAGCCAAGCAGTTTATTGAGCTTGGCGAGAAAATCCTCGGCCCCGTGTCGGAGAAAGATACGCAGTAGACGACGGGCGAATCGGGAGATTCGCCGCGGCGGAGAAGCACACCACAGTGTGCGTACACAGGTGAAATCGTATGTATTCCTTTGAACTGAAAACCGTCATTGCGGCGATGCCGAGCAAGGTGTTTGCCGCCATCACCGATCCCCGGTACGTCACCAAGTGGGACTACTGCCGGTGGATGCAGAACGACATGCGGCTGGGCGGACGACTACGAAAACGCGACGAGGAAAACCGCCTGTTCGAAAGCGAGATCGTCGCCTTCGATCCGCCGGGCCGCTTCGCCGTCGTGCAGCCGGTTTTGGTGGACACCGAGGATGAAGACGAAGGCCGCTTCCCGGTGCGGATGGAATATGCCATCGAGTCCCACGAGAACCAGTCGCTGCTAACGTTCTCGGCCGCCGGTTTTCCCTCAGAAGAGCTGTGCGAGCGCGAGAAGAACTCGTGGGGCGGATACTTTCTCGAGAAGCTCAAGAAAGTCGCTGAACACAACTGAACAATGCAGGCGGAGGGGGTGCGCCGTCGGCCCGCCGCCGCTACTCACATGACAACGACGTGAACGCAAACAAAGACCAACATGGAACGAGACACAACCAAAAAACCGATGATGTTGCGCCGCCGCCGAGTTCCCTCTCAGGTTAACGGCAGCGCCAAACGCCCGCGCGAATTTCTCTACTTCCAAGTGCACTACCAGCCGCGTCCGGGAGCGAAGAAGAGCCATCTCAGTGCCGTACAGCCGAAACTCATCGAACGGCTGCATGACATGATCCGCCGCGGTTACCTTATTGTCAGCGGAAGCTACCCGACCTCCATCGGTGGAATGTGGCTGCTGCGCGTGAAGAACCGTAACGAAGCCGAGCGGTTCGTCCTCGACAATCCGCTGGTGGCCTGCAACTTGGTCACCTACCGCCTGATCGAACTGCAGGATCCGATCGGCGTCGTCGTGCAGCAGGAGCGCGACCTGATCGCGGAAGCCGCCGAAAAGAATCCGGAGAAAGCCGCGGAGAAGAGCGAGGAAAAGACCGAAGCGAAGAGCGAGTAGCCGAACCAGAGGATAGGTTCAACGGTGAAACCGGAAATTGTCATTCTCGGAGCGGGTCTCATGGGCCGCGTGGTGGCGTACTTTTTCGTGAACCACCCCGATGGTCCGATTCCCGTGCGATTGGCCGAGCACGATGAACGACAGCTTGCCGATGCGGTGGAGTGGCTGTCGAGCGAGCTGGTCGAGCCTGTGCGCGCAGATGCGGCCGGAGACTTGGATCTCGGAAGGGTGCTGACGGGTGCGCGAGTGTGCGTTTCGTGCGTGCCGTATTTCTTGAATCCCAAGGTGGCCCGGGCGGCGCTGCGGGCGCGCGTTTCGATGCTTGACCTCGGGGGAAATCCCGAAGTAACCGACGTGATTCTCGGCATGGATGCCGACGCCCGCCGCAAGCAAATGGTGTTTATCCCCGATACGGGGCTGGCGCCGGGGCTGGCCAGCATTCTGGCCTGGGAACTCGTCCATCGCTTCGAGAAATGCGAAGCGGTCCATCTGCGCGTGGGCGGGCTGCCGCAGAAACCGGAAGGGCCGCTGGGGTACGCGCAATTCTTCTCGATTCACGGTCTCCTGAACGAGTATCTGGAAGAAGCGCGCGAAATCCGCGACGGCCAAGAAATTCTCGTGCCCTCGCCGTCGGACTGCGAGGAGCTGGAGTTCGCGGGGCTTGGCAAGTTCGAAGCGTTCGTGACTTCGGGGGGAACCTCGACCCTGCCGCGCACGCTCTTGGGAAAAGTCCGCCACCTCGACTACAAAACGATTCGCTATCCCGGCCATTGCGAGGCCCTTCGCCTGCTCTGCGATCTGGGCCTCGCCTCCACCCAAGTCTATCGCTTCGACAGCGGAGAACTCAGTCCGCGGCGGATGCTGACACGCGTTCTCGAAGAGAATCTGCCCAAAAACGTTCCCGACATCGTGCTCGTCCGTGTGACAGCCACGGGAGACGGCGGCCGCGAAGAGAAAATTGAACTGGTGGTGCGGCAGGACGACACGCGCGGGCTGTCGGCGATGGGACAACTCACGGCCTTTCCCGCCGCGGCCATCGCTCTGGCCATCCACCGCGGTAAAGTCCCCCCCGGCGCTCATCCTCAGGAAACCGTCATCCCCTTCGCGTGGATGAAAGAACAGTTGGGGAAGTTCGGAATTGTGATTTGACAGACTATTACTTATAGCCCACAAAGATTGCATTCAAAAACCATTTTCCCGA
The sequence above is a segment of the bacterium genome. Coding sequences within it:
- a CDS encoding HEPN domain-containing protein, which produces MMEKQELYLRKANRSLRAATLLFDAELFDVAISRAYYTMFYVASAMLLEKGLQFSKHSAVVAAFGQHFVTTGLVPKEYHRILIHAEDERNVADYVTGLQLKKADAAELIERAKQFIELGEKILGPVSEKDTQ
- a CDS encoding nucleotidyltransferase domain-containing protein, yielding MTERVQEILCELKARLTELYGERLEKLILFGSQARGDAEPDSDIDVLVVLKGDVDVGRELWRVSEITSEISLANRTQVTSVVMPVNHYGAGQSPFLMNVASEGVAV
- the gyrB gene encoding DNA topoisomerase (ATP-hydrolyzing) subunit B, which encodes MTDLPLETGTVKRAGYEASSITVLKGLEAVRKRPAMYIGDTGTRGLHHLVYEVVDNSVDEAMAGHCDEIRMTINTDGSVTVVDNGRGIPVDIHPEEKRSALEVVMTLLHAGGKFSRDSYKVSGGLHGVGVSVVNALSEWLWVEVKRDGKKWRQSYKRGAPDAPAQEVGPARGTGTTVCFMPDSQIFKNTEFNFATLIERLRELAYLNSGLRIIADDKRDGMKEEFQFDGGLSQFVKYLDENRTAVHKKVIAFSQEREGVPVEVAMQYNDGYSENIFTYVNNINTVEGGTHLTGFKAALTRTINNYAEKNKLFKKENFQLSGDDVREGLTAVLSVKVAEPQFEGQTKTKLGNGEIKGIVEQIVNDKLGQYLEENPHAAKAIIEKSVNAARAREAARKARDLTRRKSALESGSLPGKLADCTTKNIEESELFIVEGDSAGGSAKQGRNREFQAILPLKGKIINVEKARINKILDNEQLRTLIQAIGGVSGIVESNGSGNGDEEAAENSDNGEEELLKKVRYGKIIIMTDADVDGAHIRTLLLTFLFRYMRPLLERERVYIAQPPLFRVQKGKKVYYAQNEEERDRYTQELGGTGVSIQRYKGLGEMNPEQLWETTMDPESRSMWKVTLEDAAAADKIFDILMGDAVEPRRQFIEANAKYVTNLDV
- a CDS encoding SRPBCC domain-containing protein; this translates as MYSFELKTVIAAMPSKVFAAITDPRYVTKWDYCRWMQNDMRLGGRLRKRDEENRLFESEIVAFDPPGRFAVVQPVLVDTEDEDEGRFPVRMEYAIESHENQSLLTFSAAGFPSEELCEREKNSWGGYFLEKLKKVAEHN
- a CDS encoding putative phage abortive infection protein; the encoded protein is MQAWYKRKYFFIGLGAIILVMVLWRLLPEICPYAQHERFGGVESLFTGLAFAMLIVTAWMQKEELELQRKEHEQTREELREQLFDTRFFSLLQAFNNVIQNTTWYDEDSKTAKRYEGKESFKYIHRNWEVKHKDKILQAQQSPLLTYRRSADLFPEIIRDEWKEFYSENAHNLGQYYRTLFNLMKFVDNAPEGIDREFRADIVRESLSDHEQALLLYKLIADNDEFGRLAKKYRLIKHVRGELLIHEDHRGFFPYSTSEDR
- a CDS encoding saccharopine dehydrogenase NADP-binding domain-containing protein, with amino-acid sequence MKPEIVILGAGLMGRVVAYFFVNHPDGPIPVRLAEHDERQLADAVEWLSSELVEPVRADAAGDLDLGRVLTGARVCVSCVPYFLNPKVARAALRARVSMLDLGGNPEVTDVILGMDADARRKQMVFIPDTGLAPGLASILAWELVHRFEKCEAVHLRVGGLPQKPEGPLGYAQFFSIHGLLNEYLEEAREIRDGQEILVPSPSDCEELEFAGLGKFEAFVTSGGTSTLPRTLLGKVRHLDYKTIRYPGHCEALRLLCDLGLASTQVYRFDSGELSPRRMLTRVLEENLPKNVPDIVLVRVTATGDGGREEKIELVVRQDDTRGLSAMGQLTAFPAAAIALAIHRGKVPPGAHPQETVIPFAWMKEQLGKFGIVI